The following proteins come from a genomic window of Eretmochelys imbricata isolate rEreImb1 chromosome 11, rEreImb1.hap1, whole genome shotgun sequence:
- the RPRM gene encoding protein reprimo, whose protein sequence is MNASLGNQTEAAGLFFANSSDALERALGCCTQASVVTDNGFVVPGQDERSLYIMRVVQIAVMCVLSLTVVFGIFFLGCNLLIKSEGMINFLVKDRRPSKEVEAVVVGPY, encoded by the coding sequence ATGAACGCCTCGCTGGGCAATCAGACCGAGGCGGCGGGGCTCTTCTTCGCCAACAGCAGTGACGCCCTGGAGCGGGCCCTGGGCTGCTGCACCCAGGCCTCCGTGGTGACCGACAACGGCTTCGTGGTGCCCGGGCAGGACGAGAGGAGCCTCTACATCATGCGGGTGGTGCAGATCGCGGTCATGTGCGTCCTCTCGCTCACCGTGGTCTTCGGCATCTTCTTCCTGGGCTGCAACCTGCTCATCAAGTCCGAGGGGATGATCAACTTCTTGGTGAAGGACCGGAGACCGTCCAAAGAGGTGGAGGCGGTGGTGGTCGGGCCCTACTGA